From Bacteroides uniformis:
ACCCAGATAGGCGCCGAACGTCTGAAAATGGAAAACATACAGGCCACCTCGCGCTACCGCATCACTCTTTTCAGCATTGTCACCGGCTTTTTGCTGTTATCCCTGCTTTTCCTGATGCTCTACCTCCACCGCAAACGTAAAGTCAACCTCGAACTATGCCACAAGAACGAGGAACTTTCCGAAGCGCGCGACCAAGCCGAAGCAGCCAACAAGGCAAAGAGCATCTTCCTGCAGAACATGAGTCACGAAATACGGACACCGCTCAACTCTATCGTGGGCTTCTCACAACTCATCACTTCCCCCGACGCGAACCTTTCCCAAGAGGAAAGGCAGGATTTCTGCCATCTCATACAGCACAATTCCGACCTCCTCCTTACACTGGTGGGGGACATCCTCAGCGCAGCCGAGTTGGAAAGCAACAGATACACCATGAAGATAGCGCCGCACAGTTGCAACAAGCTCTGCCGGGAAGCCATAACCACCGTTGAACACCGCAAGCCCGAAGGCGTGAAGCTCTACTACACCTCCGAAGTGGACGACTGCTACGAACTGAGCACCGACGGGCAACGTGTGTGCCAGATACTCATCAACTTCCTTACCAATGCAGAGAAACACACCACACAAGGCGAAATCCGCCTGCACTGCTCCCTCACAGAGCATCCCGGATACGTCACCTTCTCCGTCACCGATACCGGTACCGGCATTCCCCCGGAATACTCGGAAACCATCTTCGAACGCTTTGAAAAGGCCGACAACTTCGGGCAAGGCACCGGTCTGGGACTCAATATCTGCCGCCTCATCGCCGAACGGCTGAAAGGGAAAGTGCTGCTGGACAAGGAGTACAAGGAGGGGGCAAGGTTCGTGTTTGTACTGCCGGTGAAAAAATCCATTTGAAGAGCAAGACCAAAACAACAAAGGCTGCCTCTTCTGCATCCTCCGAAACATCGGTATCTGCAGAAGGGCAGCCTTCTATATAAATAGCCGTAAAGCTATGCTGATTATAAACCGAATGCGGCTTTCACCTTGTCCACATAATCCAGCTTCTCCCAGGTGAAGAGTTCCACTTCAATGTCCTTGTTGCCTTCGTAGCGGCTCTTGAAATGCTTGACGATGGTCTGCGGCTCGCGGCCCATGTGTCCGTAGGCGGCAGTCTCCTGATAGATGGGGTTGCGCAGTTTCAGGCGGTCTTCTATTGCCTTGGGGCGAAGGTCGAACAGCTCGTCAATCTTACGGGCAATCTCACCGTCGCTCATATTGACGTGGCTGCGGCCATAAGTATCTACGAAAATATTGATGGGGCGTGCCACACCGATGGCGTAACTTACCTGCACCAGCATTTCGTCGGCAACGCCGGCAGCTACCAGATTCTTGGCAATGTGGCGGGCTGCATAAGCTGCGCTGCGGTCTACCTTAGAGGGGTCCTTTCCGGAGAAAGCGCCGCCGCCATGGGCACCCTTGCCGCCGTAGGTATCTACGATAATCTTGCGTCCCGTCAGCCCGGTGTCACCGTGAGGACCACCGATTACGAACTTGCCCGTGGGGTTGACGTGGTATGTGATACGGTCGTTGAACAGTGCCAGCACCTTTTCATGATGGATGGAAGCAATGACACGCGGCATCAGAATCTCGATTACATCCCGGCGGATTTGGGCGAGCATTTCCTCGTCGGCCTTCAGCTGGGCGGCATCGCTGTCGTCGGCAGGCTGTACGAAGTCGTCGTGCTGGGTGGAAACTACGATGGTATCGATGCGTACGGGTGTGCCGTTGTCATCATATTCGATGGTCACCTGGCTCTTGGCGTCGGGACGGAGGTAGGTCATCACCTTGCCTTCGCGACGGACATCTGCCAGCACTTGCAGGATGCGGTGTGCAAGGTCCAGTGAAAGCGGCATGTAATTCTCCGTTTCGTTGGTGGCGTAGCCGAACATCATCCCCTGGTCTCCGGCACCTTGTTCCATGGGGTCCTGTCGCTCCACGCCGCGGTTGATGTCGGGGCTCTGCTCGTGGATGGCGCTCAGCACGCCGCACGAATTGCTCTCGAACATATACTCGCCTTTGGTATAGCCGATTTTCTTGATTACTTCGCGTGCGATGAGAGGCATGTCAACGTACGCTTTGGTTTTCACTTCTCCAGCCAGCACTACCTGACCGGTAGTAACCAGAGTTTCGCAAGCTACTTTCGAACTGGGGTCGTAGGCCAACAGTTTGTCAAGCACAGCGTCCGATATTTGATCGGCCACTTTGTCGGGGTGTCCTTCAGACACCGATTCGGATGTGAATAAATATCCCATTTCAGTTGAGAATTGATAGTTGATAATTGATAATTCAACGAATGGCGGAAGGAGGTGTGTGGAGTAGATGCATCCGGCACACAAACGTGCCGTCAGAAAAGGATGTGTTTTAGCATTTTTTTCTGTGGTTGCAAGCTACTCAAATCTCTCCACATATCGTTTTTCGGGGGCAAAGATAGTGCAAACCGAACGCAGAACAAAATGAACTTGTTCATTTTTTATGCTGAGGTGCAGCCTATCTTCGCTTTCCGGAGGCAAAGATAAAAAAGAAATCTTGTATCTGCGCTACAGATAGCAGAGATTAACACTGATTTTGCAACAATTCCCCGATTGTCTTTCCCAATACCGGATGCACCACGCCTGAAGCAATCTCCGCCAACGGCTCCATCACGAAACGGCGTTCCTGCATCAGCGGATGAGGAAGTTTCAGTTCGGGAGTATCCAGCAAAACGGGAGTACCGTCATCGGCAAAACAGAGCAACAGGTCGATGTCTATCACACGGTCGCTATACACTGCATTGACAGACTTATGCGTACGCCCCATCTCCCGCTCGATTTCCTGCGTCGTTTGCAACACCTCCAAAGGTGCCAAAGCAGTGTCTACGCAGAGTGCGGCATTCAGAAAAGTATTATCGGAAGAAAAGCCCCACGGGGCAGTAGCATAAAAAGCAGATAGGGAAATCACTTCCCCTATCTGCTTTCTTATCTTTTGGACGGCCATGCGGAGGTTCTGCTCCTTATCGCCGAGATTGGTACCAAGACTGAAATAAACAACCATAATTACCGGTCTGTAATCAGCATCGCATCTCCATACGTACCAAAGCGGTACTCTTCCTTCAATGCCACATTGTATGCCTCCATCACCTGCTCGTAACCGCCGAAAGCGGCAACAATCATCAGCAGGGTACTGAGCGGCATGTGGAAGTTGGATATCATGGCATTGGCCACGGTAAAGTCGTACGGCGGGAAGATGAACTTGTTGGTCCAACCCTCGTATTCCTTCAAATGTCCGTCGGTGCTGACGGTGCTCTCGATGGCACGCATCACGGTGGTACCTACGGCACAGACTTGGCGGTTCAGGTCTTTGGCATGGTTCACAATCCGTACGGCTTCCTCGTTCACAATCATCTGCTCGGAGTCTGTCTTGTGCTTGGTGAGGTCTTCCACATCAATGTCGCGGAAGTTACCCAAGCCGGCATGCAGGGTGATGTAGGCAAAGTCAATACCCTTGATTTCCATACGCTTCATCAGCTCGCGGCTGAAGTGCAGGCTGGCGGTAGGCGCCGTAACAGCTCCTTCGTTGCGTGCAAAAATAGACTGGAAACGTTCGGCATCGTCCGGCTCTACGGGACGGTTGATGATACTGTGGGGCAGCGGCGTTTCGCCCAGCGCATAGAGCGCCTTCTTGAACTCATCGTGCGGACCGTCGTAAAGGAAACGAAGCGTACGCCCACGCGAAGTGGTGTTGTCGATAACCTCAGCCACCATAGAGTCGTCGTCACCGAAGTAGAGCTTATTGCCGATACGTATTTTACGGGCAGGATCCACCAGTACATCCCACAACCGGAGCTCTTCGTTCAACTCACGCAACAAGAACACTTCAATACGCGCACCGGTCTTTTCCTTGTTACCGTACAAGCGGGCAGGGAAAACCTTGGTGTCGTTGAAGATAAACACATCTTTGTCATCAAAATAGTCCAGAACATCCTTGAACATCTTGTGCTCAATCTCACCCGTCTTACGGTGCAACACCAACAGACGTGACTCGTCTCTGTACTTCGTGGGGTGCAAAGCTATCTTCTCTTCGGGAAGCTTGAATTTGAATTGCGACAGTTTCATAATTAGTTATAAGTTATGAGTTATTTATTATTTATATCAGTCTGTTTTAGTCATAAGAGGGTATGAGTTATCCGGCAGTATGCTACACTTCATAGCAAATAACTTATAACCCATAACTTATAACTAAATATCTATCTCCTGCGCCTCTATCCACTCTTTGAAATCGAGGGGATTGAGGCAGTCTGCCAGCCGGACGTCGCCTACGCGGGTACGCTCCAGGGCGGTGAGGTGAGCGCCGCTCTGCAGGGCTTCGCCGATGTCACGTGCCAGGGCGCGGATATAGGTTCCTTTGCTGCATACTACGCGTACCTTTATCCACGGTTCGGCAATATCCAGCCCGTCGTCCAGCAGCTCTATCTCGTCGATGACGAGCAACTTGGGTTTCAGCTCTACCTCCTCTCCCTTGCGGGCAAGGTCGTAGGCACGTTTCCCGTTCACCATACATGCCGAGAAGGCGGGAGGCACTTGCTGTATCTCGCCGATGAACTTCTTCAGCGTCTCCTCCACCAGTCCGCGGGTGATGTGCTCCGTGGGATAGGTAGCATCTATCTCATGTTCCAGGTCGTAAGAGGGAGTGGTGGCACCCAACCGGATGGTGGCAACGTACTCCTTCGTGTGATACTGGAATTCCTCAATCCGTTTCGTGGCCTTGCCCGTACAGACTATCATCACCCCCGTAGCAAGCGGGTCGAGGGTACCGGCATGGCCTACTTTCAACTTCTTCTCCTTTATCCGCCGGCAGATGTGGTAACGCGCATGTCCCACAACCTTGAACGATGTCCATCCCAGCGGTTTATTGAAATAGAGGACTTCTCCTTCTTTAAAATTCATTGGCCTCTCCCCTAACCCCTCCCCGGTAGGGAGGGGGATAAAATGGTACAACTTAATATTTTTCTCTTATTGATTTCCGGAGTAATCAGTCTTTCCCCCACACAAGGAGGGGACTTTAGCTTAATATGAGCGTTATGACACCGGCTATCGCGCAATAGATGGCAAAATAAATCAGCTTGCCCTTCTTCACAATATTTATCATCCACTTGCAGGCCAGGCAGCCCGAAACAAAAGCAGCCAGGAAACCTACCACCAGCGAAAGCGTCGGAATATCCCCTGCAACCGCCTCACCTTTCATCATCTTCATTCCATCCAGCAGTGCCTCGCCCAGGATGGGAGGCATCACCATCAGGAAAGAGAACTGTGCCAGCTTCGCCTTGTTGTCGCCCAGCAACAGACCGGTTGCAATGGTACTGCCCGAACGGGAAAGCCCCGGAAGCACCGCGCATGCTTGTGCCAGACCGATGATAAAGGCATCCTTCATGCTGATGTTCTCCTTCTGCTTCGGCTTATAATAATAGGAGAAAGACAGCAGCAGAGCTGTCAGCAGCAGGCAGCAGCCCACAACGACCAGTCCCGAACCGAAAATGGCCTCTACTTCGTCCTTGAAAAATACCCCCACAATGCCGATAGGTATCATGGATACCAGTATATTGATGACGTAACGTGTCTCCTCGTTCATCTGCCACTTGAACAGTCCCTTGAAAATCCAGTCAATCTCTTTCCAGAGTATCACCAGCGTACTGAACACCGTAGCCACATGTACCACTATCGTAAAAGCAAGATTCTCCTCTCCCTCAATACCGAACAATGCCGA
This genomic window contains:
- the metK gene encoding methionine adenosyltransferase, with the protein product MGYLFTSESVSEGHPDKVADQISDAVLDKLLAYDPSSKVACETLVTTGQVVLAGEVKTKAYVDMPLIAREVIKKIGYTKGEYMFESNSCGVLSAIHEQSPDINRGVERQDPMEQGAGDQGMMFGYATNETENYMPLSLDLAHRILQVLADVRREGKVMTYLRPDAKSQVTIEYDDNGTPVRIDTIVVSTQHDDFVQPADDSDAAQLKADEEMLAQIRRDVIEILMPRVIASIHHEKVLALFNDRITYHVNPTGKFVIGGPHGDTGLTGRKIIVDTYGGKGAHGGGAFSGKDPSKVDRSAAYAARHIAKNLVAAGVADEMLVQVSYAIGVARPINIFVDTYGRSHVNMSDGEIARKIDELFDLRPKAIEDRLKLRNPIYQETAAYGHMGREPQTIVKHFKSRYEGNKDIEVELFTWEKLDYVDKVKAAFGL
- the folK gene encoding 2-amino-4-hydroxy-6-hydroxymethyldihydropteridine diphosphokinase; translation: MVVYFSLGTNLGDKEQNLRMAVQKIRKQIGEVISLSAFYATAPWGFSSDNTFLNAALCVDTALAPLEVLQTTQEIEREMGRTHKSVNAVYSDRVIDIDLLLCFADDGTPVLLDTPELKLPHPLMQERRFVMEPLAEIASGVVHPVLGKTIGELLQNQC
- a CDS encoding undecaprenyl-diphosphate phosphatase, whose translation is MEWFEALILGLIQGLTEYLPVSSSGHLAIGSALFGIEGEENLAFTIVVHVATVFSTLVILWKEIDWIFKGLFKWQMNEETRYVINILVSMIPIGIVGVFFKDEVEAIFGSGLVVVGCCLLLTALLLSFSYYYKPKQKENISMKDAFIIGLAQACAVLPGLSRSGSTIATGLLLGDNKAKLAQFSFLMVMPPILGEALLDGMKMMKGEAVAGDIPTLSLVVGFLAAFVSGCLACKWMINIVKKGKLIYFAIYCAIAGVITLILS
- the queA gene encoding tRNA preQ1(34) S-adenosylmethionine ribosyltransferase-isomerase QueA, with amino-acid sequence MKLSQFKFKLPEEKIALHPTKYRDESRLLVLHRKTGEIEHKMFKDVLDYFDDKDVFIFNDTKVFPARLYGNKEKTGARIEVFLLRELNEELRLWDVLVDPARKIRIGNKLYFGDDDSMVAEVIDNTTSRGRTLRFLYDGPHDEFKKALYALGETPLPHSIINRPVEPDDAERFQSIFARNEGAVTAPTASLHFSRELMKRMEIKGIDFAYITLHAGLGNFRDIDVEDLTKHKTDSEQMIVNEEAVRIVNHAKDLNRQVCAVGTTVMRAIESTVSTDGHLKEYEGWTNKFIFPPYDFTVANAMISNFHMPLSTLLMIVAAFGGYEQVMEAYNVALKEEYRFGTYGDAMLITDR
- the truB gene encoding tRNA pseudouridine(55) synthase TruB, with protein sequence MNFKEGEVLYFNKPLGWTSFKVVGHARYHICRRIKEKKLKVGHAGTLDPLATGVMIVCTGKATKRIEEFQYHTKEYVATIRLGATTPSYDLEHEIDATYPTEHITRGLVEETLKKFIGEIQQVPPAFSACMVNGKRAYDLARKGEEVELKPKLLVIDEIELLDDGLDIAEPWIKVRVVCSKGTYIRALARDIGEALQSGAHLTALERTRVGDVRLADCLNPLDFKEWIEAQEIDI